From Anaerococcus urinomassiliensis:
GTCTATCCCGCACACGCGGGGGTGATCCTAGTTACTCTTACATCATAATCAAGGTAATTAAGTCTATCCCGCACACGCGGGGGTGATCCTATCCAAGAATCCAATAAAAAAATATTTGGTCGGTCTATCCCGCACACGCGGGGGTGATCCTATTTTTCTAACACAACCCAACAATATATTTGAGTCTATCCCGCACACGCGGGGGTGATCCCTTAATGATGAAACGGGTCATTATTTCGCTGGCGTCTATCCCGCACACGCGGGGGTGATCCTCTTAAAGATGAAACCTACAAGGCTAGAGAAGCGTCTATCCTGTAAATGTCAATATAAAAATGTACATTTTTGGCTAAATATGAATGTACAATTTACTCCTTGTTAACAATATCCTTTAGCCTATAGGAATCACCTACAATCTGAATAACAGTGCAATGATGAAGAATTCTATCAAGTATAGCGTTAGCTATTCTTGTATCATAAAATATACTTTCCCAATCTGAAANTGATGGAAGATACAATGGAGTGGTCAAAGAATATATGAAATATATGTAAAAAGTCTTTCCCCTAGGGGAAAAGACAAGTGTGGTCAATATCTTTACTATATGTGGACCACTTTTCGATAATAACTGTGGACCAATTTTCGGTTGACATTTACATATGTTGAATATCTTTGTCTTGCCGCTTCTATACCTATTGATATTGATAAATGAGTTTTGCCTACTCCACTCGATCCTAGAAATACTATATTTTCATTGTTTTCTAGAAACCCTAATTGACATAAATCTTTAATTTGTCTTTCATTAATGCTAGGTTGAAAGGAGAAATCAAAAGTTGATATGTCTTTTAAAGAAGGAAATGCTGCTGTTTTTACCATCTGATTGGCTGCGTTTATTCTTTTTGTATCTACTTCATAATCCGTTAATTTTAACAAGGATTCTACTAAAGATGTATTTCTATCAGCTATTTGATCATCTATGTGTAAGATGAATTGTTTTAATTTTAAGTATTCTAAATTTTCTTTTAATCTTAGGTAATTGCTGGTTTCTTTAATTGTCAAACAAGGCTCCTATCTTTTTTAAGTTTTCTTTTGAGAATTTTTTTATGTCTACTTCATCTTTGTAGGGCATTGTCTTTTTAGTTATTTCTTGATAATGTTCTTTAAGATAGTTTAGCTTTTTATTGGTAATTTTATGCTTAACTATTAATTGTGTGGTATCATACAGGTACAAGTAGTTGTCTTCTACTTGTAGTGTTACGGTCTTTCCGATGTATTCAGTTGGTAGAGAATATTGGTTAGATTTGTATGATATCATCGAAGATTCGTTAACTTTGACAATGCTTTGATGGTTTTGATATCGGCTCCTAATCTCTTTAGATGGAAGAGCTTTTAAGGAGCCTTTATCTTTTTCTAACAAGGATATCGGAGTTTTAGATGTTCCTTGGTGGATACTCATATTCTTTCTTAAATTTATCTTTCCAACCTTATCTATCAGTTCTTTGTATGATAGCTTTCCTTGATAAGCATCTAACTCATCTAATATTTTCATTTGGCTTTCAACTTTACCTTTTGTTCGTGGTCTTTTAACTATGCAAGGTTGAACCTTAAATCCATAATCTTTAGCAAATTCATAAAACTTAGAATTAATTTCACCTTTGTGATATTCACTTCTTGCTTTATCCATAACAGTCTTTAGATTGTCTGTAACTATTACACTGGGCACTCCTCCTAA
This genomic window contains:
- a CDS encoding ATP-binding protein; the protein is MTIKETSNYLRLKENLEYLKLKQFILHIDDQIADRNTSLVESLLKLTDYEVDTKRINAANQMVKTAAFPSLKDISTFDFSFQPSINERQIKDLCQLGFLENNENIVFLGSSGVGKTHLSISIGIEAARQRYSTYVNVNRKLVHSYYRKVVHI
- a CDS encoding ATP-binding protein, producing MTTLVFSPRGKTFYIYFIYSLTTPLYLPSXSDWESIFYDTRIANAILDRILHHCTVIQIVGDSYRLKDIVNKE
- the istA gene encoding IS21 family transposase; translated protein: MYYQLELKDSKYFEIKNLNDLNKLKVFEEVLNIKVNFSEIAKDLGVDRRTVKKYYDGYNKTNTKEKASKIDPFIPLIRELLCDSSIQKFHYKTNLYQYLVDNYGLDVASSTFRHFIKNHEEFNQYFVKSNKISSSVRCMRYETAPGEQAQVDWKEDFTFLTTDIGYVSLNIFVFILGYSRYSIYYASLDKRQSTIFSFLSNAFEKLGGVPSVIVTDNLKTVMDKARSEYHKGEINSKFYEFAKDYGFKVQPCIVKRPRTKGKVESQMKILDELDAYQGKLSYKELIDKVGKINLRKNMSIHQGTSKTPISLLEKDKGSLKALPSKEIRSRYQNHQSIVKVNESSMISYKSNQYSLPTEYIGKTVTLQVEDNYLYLYDTTQLIVKHKITNKKLNYLKEHYQEITKKTMPYKDEVDIKKFSKENLKKIGALFDN